A window of Coleofasciculus chthonoplastes PCC 7420 genomic DNA:
GCCCCACCACCGAGGATTTGGTCGATGACTAATCCATCATCGAGTTGCATCAGTAAGTCTCTCAATGAGCCTTTACCGGGTTGCACCATGATATTGACTAAACCTGGGGTGGGATAACTGCCTAAGCTGGGACGAAATCCATTCCCTGTACTGCCTGTTCCCAGTAATCGCCCAATGGTGCGATCGCCATAAAACTGTTGCAATTGTCCTTCGCGAATTAATAATAGGGGTCGGGTGGGTGTCCCTTCGTCGTCAAAAGGACAGCTATAGGGACCCGTATTCGGTTGTTGAGATAGGGTAAGGTTGAGGGAACTGACGACTTGACCCAAGCGATCGCTCCAAGGGGAAGCCCTTTCCCATACCTGTTTTCCATTTAATGCGGTTTGGACGGTATCCCAGAGTAAATCGGCGGCTTTGGCGGTGAGCAAAATTGGGACTTGACCGATAGGGGGATAAACGTTATTTTGCGCCCAGTTGAGGCGTTGCTGAATCGCTTGTACGATTTTATCGGCGTTAAGCTGTTCCCGTTGGGTTTGACCATCCGAGACGCATAAAAAGTCATCGCCGCGCACCCATTCGACGGAGACAAAACAGTTGAGTGTGGTGTCGGTGTAGTGACAATCTAAGCCTTGAGAGTTGATCAAGCGGATGGTTTCGGCTTCACATTCCAATTCGGCGGTACACAGAACCTCTGGATTCGCGTCCCGAATTTTGGCGATCGCTTCTTTGCCCATGACGACCAATTCTTCTACCGCCACGGACTTGCCCAAGTCGGGATAACCTTCGGTACGTCCCGGTGTGAGTTCCACCGATTCCGATTCATTCAGAGTGCTAATGGCAATGGCGCGATCCACTAAGTCTTGGGGATTCACTGCACCATAAGCAACCGCCAATCCGGGACGACCGTTTTTCCATAAGCGTAGCGCCACCCCTTCTGATTGACTACTTTCTAGCCGCTTGAGGCGATTCGCTTCAAAGAGTACAGGTCGAGACAGCGATTGCGACTGATAGACCTCAGCATCCTTGGCTCCGGCTTTGAGTGCCAGATCTAAAAGTTGTTCGCAGGGCAGGGCGGGTGACAAATTCGGAGACTCCATAATGTTTAGGGTTAATTATTCTGTTTATAGTTCCGGCTCATGGTGATAAACCCCTAACCCATTCAGGGCTACGTTAATTCTTGCAATAACCAAAATCCAGCAAAGGTTTCTGAGGTTGGTGTTGACTGCACGGCGAGAAAATGTATGGACTGGGCGTTTTCTTTGGCAGATTCAAAGCCTTGAGCTTCCGCTAGGGTTTGGGCATCGGTGAGGTTGGCTAAAGCCCAGCTATCACTAGCACCCGTTTCCAGTAATAACCGAGGAGTGACACCTCCT
This region includes:
- a CDS encoding TldD/PmbA family protein; this encodes MESPNLSPALPCEQLLDLALKAGAKDAEVYQSQSLSRPVLFEANRLKRLESSQSEGVALRLWKNGRPGLAVAYGAVNPQDLVDRAIAISTLNESESVELTPGRTEGYPDLGKSVAVEELVVMGKEAIAKIRDANPEVLCTAELECEAETIRLINSQGLDCHYTDTTLNCFVSVEWVRGDDFLCVSDGQTQREQLNADKIVQAIQQRLNWAQNNVYPPIGQVPILLTAKAADLLWDTVQTALNGKQVWERASPWSDRLGQVVSSLNLTLSQQPNTGPYSCPFDDEGTPTRPLLLIREGQLQQFYGDRTIGRLLGTGSTGNGFRPSLGSYPTPGLVNIMVQPGKGSLRDLLMQLDDGLVIDQILGGGAGISGDFSVNVDLGYRVCNGMIIGRVKDTMVAGNVYTALKQIVALGEDAEWNGPCYTPSLILEGLSVTASEQTSILI